CGCGTGGGGCGGGCACGGCCGGGTCGACCGCCGGCCCCCGGCCCGGACGCCGGGACAGCCCCCGGTCGATGCCGACGAAGAGGAGCCCGAGCAGCCAGAACGCGAAGGCGAAGAAGACCGCGCTGAGCGAGACGCCGGCGTAGCCGAGTTCTCCGGCATCGATGAACGGGTACGGATACCGGTGGACGACCAGCCCGCGCACCAGGGCGAAACCGAGGTACGCCAGCGGGAACGCCAGCCACCAGGCGGCGTAGCGGAGCCGCAGCCGACCGCGCTGGTCGAACAGCGCCCAGTCGGCGATGGCCAGCAGCGGCACGACGGTGTGCAGGAACTGGTTGCCCAGCGCCTCGCCGAGCGCCCGGTCCGGCTGGGGCATCGCGAACGGGCTGGCCGGGTTGGCCAGGACCAGGTGGTAGACCACGCCGGTGATGGTGATGTAGAGCGTCACCGCGCCCTTGAGTGCCGACGGCGGCTCCGGCAGTTCCTGCCAGGCCCGCCAGGCCGCGTAGCCGGCGAAGAGGCCCACCGCCACGTTGCTCTGGATGGTGAAGTACGGCAACAGGCCGGTGACCGTGGCCGGACCGAGCGCGGTGAGCACGATCCCGGCCAGCACACTGATGACGATCGCCAGGCGGAAGAGCACCGCCAGACGTCGACGCCGCAGACTCATCGGGGCAAGCTACCAGCCCACCGGCCCGCGTCGATCGACGGTGCCCGGCCACCCCGGACCGGGCCGCCGCCGTGCTCCCGCCGGTGCGGGCGTGGACCGGGCCCGGACCTCCGGAGCCGGTGGCGCGCGCCGCACCGGGTGCCGGAGCACCCGGCTCGGTCACGGGTGGTCCATGTCGACGTCCACCCATGTCATCCGCTGGCGACGCCGGCCCCGCGCCGGGTCGTCGACCGGCGGATCGGGTACGCCCGCGCCGCCCGGCGGGACACATCGGCGGCCGTGGCCGGCGTACCGTACCCGCGTCGGCCACCCTTCTCCGGTCACCGGAGGCGCCGCCCGGTGACCGGGCCGCCGGCCCGGGGTGCCGTGCCCGGCCTGACCACGACGGGAGCCGACCGTGCCGCTGACCGATGGGTCCTCCGCCGGGGCCGCCCGGCCGTTGCCGCCGGGGCAGCGCGTCGCGCCGCTGCGCCGCTTCGGGCTGCCCTGGTTCGCCGGCCGGGTCCCGGCCCCGCCCGTCGCACCGGTGATCACCATCGGTGGGGTGGTCCGCCGGCCGACCCAGGTCCCGGTCGCCGAGTTGACGTCCCTGGGCCCGCGCCGCGACCTCGTCGCCGACCTGCACTGCGTCACCACCTGGACGGCGACCGGCCTGCGCTGGGGCGGGACGCCGTTCGCCATCGTGCACCTGCACCTCGCCGACCTGGTGCACCCGCACCCCCGGGCCCGCTGGATCGGGGTGACCGGTCTCGACGGCTACCGGGCCTGCCTGCGGCTCGACGACGCGCTCGCCGACGACGTGCTGCTCGCCGACACCTTCGACGGCGCGCCGCTGACCGGCCCGGTCGGCGCCCCGGTACGTCTCGTCGCCCCGCGCCAGTACGGCTACAAGAGCGTCCGGCACGTCTGCGCGATCGACTACCTGCTCGACCACGAGGGCGGCTCGGCCGGCTGGCTCGGGCACCCCCGGGCCCGGGTGGGACGGGAGGAGCGCAGCCGCTTCCTGCCCGGACGGGTGTGGCGGCCCATCTGGCGGCGGGCCCAGCCCCGGGTGCGCCGCGCCTACCATGCCGTCGACGGCTGACCGGCTGCGGGCGATCCGGGCCCGGGGTGTGCGTCGGAGTCGTCGGTCGAGCCCGGGTTCGACGCAGGCCGGCCGGGGACGTCGACAGCCGCCCTAGTCGGGGCGGGGCGGGTCCGTCCGGTCCGGCGCGGGCAGGGTCGGCTTGCCGGCCGGGACGGGTGGCTCGGTCGGGACCGGCGGCGCCGAGGTGGGCGGGGCCGTCGGAGCGCCGGTGGCATGCTGCGTAGGGCGCCTGCTCGACCCGGCGGTGGGCGTGGCGTCGCCCCGGTCGGTCGCCGCGCCCGGGCTCTGTGCGTCCCTGATCGCCCGCTCGCAGTAGGCGGCGACCTTGTTGCGACCCCCGGCCGTGGTGATGAGGTCCGTGAAGACCGGGTTCTCCAAGGTCCGCCCGGGGTTGTCGCCGGCATCGGCCCGGTAGGCGCGGCACAGGCCGAGGATCGACGCCGTGGGGGAGGAGGGCGGCGCGTCGGTCGCCGCGGGGCTGCCCGACGGGTCGGCGCCGGCCGTGGCGGACGCGGTGGGCACCGGGGCGGCGGACGGCCGTGTGCCGGGATCGTCCCGCTCCGGCTGGCCGGGCAGCGTGCCGGTGACGGCGGCGAGCGCGACGCCACCGGTCGCCGCCACGGCGAGGGCGGCCAGCGCGACCTTCAACCCGGCCAGTCCGGCCAGGACACCGGTTCGGGTGGAGGGGGCACGGACGGGGAGCGGCGCTCCCGCGCGTGCCCGCTGGAACGCCTGCATGGCGGCGGCCTCCCCGCGCAGTTCGGCGGGGTGGGGCGCGGCGCGGACCGCTGCCAGGAGTCGTACCAGCGACGCCGGGCCGTCCTGGGGGTCGACGGCCGGACCGACGAGCAGGCGCTCGACGGTTTCCTGGTCCATGCGATGTGCGTTCATCTCGTGTCCCTCAGCGCCGCCGGGCGGCGGGGCGTCACATCCACCGGGATCGGGGTGGTGTCGATCACGCCGAGGGTCGGGGAGGCGTCGGACCGTGGCCGGCCCGGGCGCGGACTCGCGGGCGAAGGACGGGCGGTGGGCCGTTCCCGGCGGGCCGTTCCCGGGCCCGCCGGGGCTGCCCGGGTCAGCCCATCGTCTTGGCCCCGTCGATGCTCTCGCGCAGGATGTCGGCGTGCCCGGCGTGCTGCGCGGTCTCGGCGATCAGGTGCAGCAGCACCCGGCGCGCCGACCAGGTCGCGCCCGCCTCGAACCAGGGTGCCTGCGGCAGCGGCCAGGCGGTGTCGAGGTCGAGGGTGCCGATCAGCTCGTCGGTGCGGGCGGCGACCTCGGCGTACCGGTCGAGGAGGCCGGACAAGGTCTCACCCTCGGTCATCCGGAACGCGTTCTGCCAGTCGAGCGGCTCGGCCTGCATCGCCTCCTCGCCCCCGACCATGAACCGCGCCCACCGCTCCTCCACGGTCGCGACGTGCTTGACGAGCCCGCCGAGGCAGAGCTCGCTGACCGTGCTGCGGGTCGCGGCCTGCTCGTCGGTCAGCCCCTGCACGGTCTGCCGCAGGAAGCCGCGGTGCAGGGTGAGGGTCTGTGCCAGATCGGCCCGCTCACCGGTCAGAACCCGCTCCGAAGTGGTCATCCGTCCGCCCTCCGTCGATGTCGTCGAGGTTCACCGTAGGCGGGACCACCGACAGTTTTCCGCCGTCGCGGGTTGTCGTGGCGGCCGTGGCGGGTAGCACTGAACGACATGGGTGAGATTCGAGTGGGCACCTCCTCCTGGGCGGACCGGACGCTGCTGCGCGCGGGCTGGTACCCGCGATCGGTGCGGACCCCCGCCGACCGGCTCGCCCACTACTCCCGCCACTTCGGACTGGTCGAGGTGGACACCTCCTACTACGCGGTGCCGGTGCCGGAGACCACCGCCGGTTGGGTGGCCGCCACCCCGCCCGGGTTCACCTTCGACGTCAAGGCGTTCAGCCTCTTCACCGGGCACCCGACCCCGGCGGCGATGCTGCCCCGGGACCTGCGTCCGGCCACCGGCGGAACCCGGGTCCGCCGCCGGGACCTGCCGGAGGAGTCGTACGAGGAGTTGTGGCGCCGGTTCCGGGCGGCGCTGCAGCCGCTGGCGGCGGCCGACCGGCTCGGCGTGGTGCTGTTGCAGTTCCCGCCGTGGCTGGTGTGCGGCGCGGCCGCCCGGCGGCGCATCGTCGAGCTGGCCCGCCGGTGCCGGCCCTGGCGGGTGGCGGTCGAGCTGCGGCACGGATCCTGGTTCGAGGGCGCGGCGGCGGCCGAGACGGTGACCTTCCTGGCCGACCACGACCTGAGCATGGTCTGCGTGGACATGCCGCAGGGGCATCCCTCCTCGGTCCCGCCGATCATGGTGGCCACCGCCGAGCCGGGGCTGGTCCGGTTCCACGGGCACAGCCCGCACTGGACCGACGGCGGCAAGGAGGACCGCTTCCGGTACGCGTACTCCGACGGAGAGCTGCGCCGCTGGGCGGACCTGCTGACCGACCTGGCCGGCACCACCGACGAGCTGCACGTGCTGTTCAACAACTGCTGCGAGGGGCAGGCCCAGCGGGACGCCGGCCGGCTGGCCGGGCTGCTCGGCGTGACCCCCGCGACGGAGCCCGCCGAGGTCTGATCATGGCCGTTTGCGCCCCGGCGGGACGGGTACCGCGGCAGGGACGACAGGGAGGTGCGGTGATGACGCACGAGCAGCAGCGGCCGGGCGTGCCGGACGACGCGGAGGCCCGCCGGGTCCGCGAGGCCGAGGAGGCGCACGGCGGCAGCATGGCCCCGGGCGTGGTGGACGAGACCGGCCGGCCGGTGGCCGAGCCGCCGCCGGCGCCGGCCGGCGACGAGGACGGCACCGGCTCCTGACCGGGTACGACGACGCCCGGGACCGCCACCTCGCGGTCCCGGGCGTCGTCGTGCGCGCGTCCGGTGTGGACCCCGGTGCCCGGACGCGACGCGTGCCGGCGACGGGGACGCGTCGCCGGCACGGCGCGCCGCCGGTCAGCCGGTGGTGGCGCTCAGCGCCGGCAGGTAGCCGGCGGAGTGCCCACTGGCGTTCGGGTGGTACGACTCGACGATCGGCCAGGTGGTCCCGTTGATCCACGGGCTGGACGCGCACACCCCGTGCCCGGCGAACCGGCTCCGGACGTCGACGTAGCTGAAGCCGGCCGCCCCGGCGCGCGCGGAGATCACGCCGGACATCGTGTCCGAGCCGCCGTTGAGCAGGCTGCGCTTGTACTCGCTGATGCTGCCGAAGCCGCAGGAGCCCAGCTCGAACAGGCGCGGGTAGCCGAGCACCACGACCCGGGCCCCCGGCGCCCGGCTGCGGATCGCCCGGTACGTCTCGTCGAGGCGTCCCGGCAGCGTGTTGGTGATGTACGACTTGGCGGTGTTGACCGCGCCGGCGCAGCTGCTGTCGCTGCCGAGCCGGCAGGTGGTGACCACGTCGGCGAAGCCGGCGTCGTTGCCGCCGATGGAGATGGTCACCAGGTCGGTGCCGGAGTTCAGCGCGCCCAGCTGGTTGTTCAGCACCTCCCGGGTGGTGGCCCCGGAACAGGCGACGAAGCGGAAGGTGGCCACGGTGTGGCTGTTGGCCCACAGTTGCGGGTAAGCCTTGGGGCTGCGCAGGCAGGAGCCGCTGGTCCCGTCGTAGCTGTTGATGCCGACGCCGGAGGAGTACGAGTCGCCGAGCGCGGCGTAGTCGGTGCCGGCGGCGGCGGCCGGGGTGGCGAGCCCGAGGGTGAGGAGCAGACCGGCGACGAGGGAGCCGACCGCGGGGGTGGGGCGGAGACGCATTCAGGGACCTCCGTGGTGAGGGGGGCCCACTTCGTAACATGGCGTCTACTCGCTGGTAACATTTCGACGGGTCGATCCCGCGCCTGGCGAAAAGCTGGCGGATCGGGGTTGCCGATCGCACGTTGATCGAAGACCATGGATGTGTTTGTGCCCGTGGTCCCCGGTGACGCCGGGCGATCGGCTGCGCACGCCGCGCTCCGCCGGCTCCCGAGGCACGCACGACGCGGCGGCCCGGACGAATCCGGACCGCCGCGTACGAAGACGGCTCAGGTCGGTGCGGCGAGCGCCCGCCGGGCGCGGACGTGCCGTCACCGGGTGACGCGTCGACGCGGTGGTTCGTCAGCCGGCCGGTGCGAGCGCCATGCCGGGCACCCTCCACCGCCGAGGGTGCGGAGCGCGCGGTGGCCGGACCGGGGCGCCGGTTCCGGGGCTGCGGGCCGTGCGTCGGGTCAGCGGCGGGGGCGGGTGACGTACGGCGGCGCGAGCCGCCCGCCCGGCGGCCTGCTCCCCGCCCTCGACGGCCCGCTCACGACCCTGCGTGCCCGATCCGGCGCGCCGGTGGGGTCCGGACGCGCGTGGGCCGTGCCCCAGGGCTCCTCGCCCCGGGCACGGCCCGCTCGTCGTCGTCGTGTCAGTCCCGGCTGACCCCCTCCGGGTGCATCCCGGTGGCCTCCTCCAGGGCGTTGTCCGGCAGGTCGCCGCCCGCCGTGTCGTCCGGGAAGGTGCGGCGGGCCGGCGCCGGATCGGGTGGGGCGCCGGGGCCCGCCTCGGGGACCCGGGTCGGCTCGACCGGGCCGAAGCCGTGCCGCCCGGCCGGTCCGGTGGGCGCCGCCGGTTCTCCGGCCCGCCGGTCGCCGCGCCGTCCCGGCGGCACCGCGGTCTCCTCGCTCCCCTCGCCCATCGGGTCGTCCTCGCCGGCGCCCCAGGGCGGGCCCGCGTCGAAGCCACCCGTGGTGCCCCAGGGAGCGGCGGACTCCGGTCCGCGCTGCCCGCCGCCCGTCGGTCCCTCGTTCGCCGTCATGGTCACCTCGCTGCTCGTCGTGGCGTCCGGCCTCGACCTCCGGCGTGGCGGCCGCCGTCGCCACTGCGACGCGCGGCCGCCGACCGGCCCGGTCGGGTACGACCTCAGCCCGCCATCGCCATCCGGCGCTTCGCCGTACCCATCGCGGCGATCTTGCCCATCGTCTTCGGCGCGCTCATCATCCCGCCCGCGCGCCCGAGCATGCCCCGGAACACCTGACCGGGCTTCTGCTGCTCGCTCATGTACGAGGTGACCACCACCAACGCCCCGGTCAACGCCGGGATCGTCCACTGGAGCACCTTCATCTTCCGCTGGCACGACGCCACGTCGCTGGGCGTCTGGTAGTTCGGCTCGGTGGTCCCCTCGACCGGCTGGTTGCCGGCCTTCTCCAGCCGCATCCCGAGCAGCCGGCTGTACCCGGTCACCGCGAGCGCGCCCACGGTGAGCGCCGTCTTGACCGCGCTCATCCGGCCCACGCCCCGCTGGGTGAGCACCCGGGGGCTCTCGGTGACCAGTTCACCGGCCGCGCCGGCCAGGTGGGCCCCGATCGCCGCCGCGTTCACCGGCGTCCATCGGGACCACCCCGCCGAGGCGACCGGCAGCCGCTGGGTCGAGTCGCTGATCCGTGCCGCCGCCCCGTTCACGCCGAGCGCTCCCATCAGGGAGCCGCCGAACCAGGCCGCCAGACCCAGGTCGTGCATGGAGCGCAGTGCGGTGTGCCGTTCGGACATCTGATCCCCCTCCACCGTATTCGGGCGCAGCGGCTTACCCATCGTCGACGGGGCTACGCACCCGGGCCCGGTCCGTCCGCCGTTGCGTCGCTCGTCCGGTCCGCGCCGGTGGGCAGGGGGAGTCGCGGGGCGGACGGCGGGTAGGCCGTCGTCGACCGGACGACAGGGAGGAGATCGCGATGTCGCAGCCGGACGAGAGCCGGGAGAAGACCCGCTCGACCGACGCGGTGCTGATGCACCCGGGCAACGATCCGCGCCGGGAGGCCGCGCAGGAGAAGCCGCCGCCCGAACGGGGACGGACCCTCGTCGAGCGGAACGGCCGGATGGTCCCCGTCGACCAGGACGGGTGACCGGGCGCGCGGTCGGGTGACGGGCGTCGCCCGACCGCGCCACCCGGTCGCGATTGGCGCGACCGGGATCCGGGCATGATCGCGGGTCGTGGACGGGAGGACGATGAGCGGGGGACGGAGCCCGGCGGGGGAGCCGGGGCGGCTGGACCACGCCCGCCTGTTCCGGGCCACCCCGACGCCGTACCTGGTGCTCGACCCGGACCTGGTGATCGTCGAGGTGAACGACGCCTACCTGCGGGCCACCGGGCGCTCCCGTGCGGAGCTGCTCGGCTGCTACCTCTTCGACGCGTTCCCGACCAACCCGCAGGGGCCCGACGTCAGCGGGGTGCCGAACCTGCGGGCCTCGCTGGAGCGGGTCCGGGACACCGGCCGACCCGACACCATGGCGCTGCAACGCTACGACATCCCGGACGGCGCCGGCACCTTCGCCGTGCGGTACTGGAGCCCGGTGAACGTGCCGGTGCGGGACGACGACGGCCGCACCGTGCTGCTGCTGCATCGGGTGGAGGACGTCACCGACTTCGTCCGGGAGCGGGAGCAGGGGCGGGCGGAACGGGCCCGCGGCGAGGACTACCGGCGCCGCGTGGTCGAGGCCGAGGCCGACCTCTACGCGCGGGCCCGTGAGCTGCGTACCGCCCTGGAGTCGGAGGCGCTGGCCACCCGGCGGTTGACCACCCTGGTCGACCTGGCCGGCCAGCTCGCCGGATGCGAGACCGTCGCCGCGCTGACCGAGGTGGTGATCGACCGGGGGCTGGCCGCGCTGGGCGCCGACGGGGGAGCGGTCGCCGTCCGGGACGGCGACCGGATGCGTCTGACGCTCACCGACAGCCTCGGCGGGCACACCCGGGAGCGGTACGCCGACCTGCCGTCGCACGGCCCGCTGCCGGCCTCGGTCGCGGCCCTGCGCGGCGAGAACGTGCTGCTGCCCGACCGCGACGCCGCGCTGGCCTGGTCCGACGCGATGGCGGACGTGCTCGCCGACACCGGCCTGCACCGCTGGGCCTCGCTGCCGCTGCGGGTGGGTGACCGGCTGCTCGGCTCGCTGACGGTGGGC
This genomic interval from Micromonospora coxensis contains the following:
- a CDS encoding Pr6Pr family membrane protein, coding for MSLRRRRLAVLFRLAIVISVLAGIVLTALGPATVTGLLPYFTIQSNVAVGLFAGYAAWRAWQELPEPPSALKGAVTLYITITGVVYHLVLANPASPFAMPQPDRALGEALGNQFLHTVVPLLAIADWALFDQRGRLRLRYAAWWLAFPLAYLGFALVRGLVVHRYPYPFIDAGELGYAGVSLSAVFFAFAFWLLGLLFVGIDRGLSRRPGRGPAVDPAVPAPRGDADEVVQGRPAGRR
- a CDS encoding SpoIIE family protein phosphatase; this encodes MSGGRSPAGEPGRLDHARLFRATPTPYLVLDPDLVIVEVNDAYLRATGRSRAELLGCYLFDAFPTNPQGPDVSGVPNLRASLERVRDTGRPDTMALQRYDIPDGAGTFAVRYWSPVNVPVRDDDGRTVLLLHRVEDVTDFVREREQGRAERARGEDYRRRVVEAEADLYARARELRTALESEALATRRLTTLVDLAGQLAGCETVAALTEVVIDRGLAALGADGGAVAVRDGDRMRLTLTDSLGGHTRERYADLPSHGPLPASVAALRGENVLLPDRDAALAWSDAMADVLADTGLHRWASLPLRVGDRLLGSLTVGWRDGHPFAPREVELLGAFAAQCAQTLDRIRVHQAQRQTSETLQRSLLTEPPHTPGLAVAVRYHPATAHDQVGGDWYDAFPAADGATTLVIGDVTGHDRRALAAMAQIRNTLRGVAYLMGAPPAAILAGLERVLAGLRVPSLATAVLAHVWAPGQPGGAPDGARMLWCNAGHPPPVLIGPDGDARLLEAPVDPLLGLRPPRERHDHELLLAAGSTVLFYTDGLVERPGCPLDEGLHRLRVTAGRLAHLPVERLCDAVLADLVDAPRDDIALLALRVTG
- a CDS encoding DinB family protein, whose product is MTTSERVLTGERADLAQTLTLHRGFLRQTVQGLTDEQAATRSTVSELCLGGLVKHVATVEERWARFMVGGEEAMQAEPLDWQNAFRMTEGETLSGLLDRYAEVAARTDELIGTLDLDTAWPLPQAPWFEAGATWSARRVLLHLIAETAQHAGHADILRESIDGAKTMG
- a CDS encoding GTPase activator, yielding MTHEQQRPGVPDDAEARRVREAEEAHGGSMAPGVVDETGRPVAEPPPAPAGDEDGTGS
- a CDS encoding SGNH/GDSL hydrolase family protein, whose amino-acid sequence is MRLRPTPAVGSLVAGLLLTLGLATPAAAAGTDYAALGDSYSSGVGINSYDGTSGSCLRSPKAYPQLWANSHTVATFRFVACSGATTREVLNNQLGALNSGTDLVTISIGGNDAGFADVVTTCRLGSDSSCAGAVNTAKSYITNTLPGRLDETYRAIRSRAPGARVVVLGYPRLFELGSCGFGSISEYKRSLLNGGSDTMSGVISARAGAAGFSYVDVRSRFAGHGVCASSPWINGTTWPIVESYHPNASGHSAGYLPALSATTG
- a CDS encoding molybdopterin-dependent oxidoreductase gives rise to the protein MPLTDGSSAGAARPLPPGQRVAPLRRFGLPWFAGRVPAPPVAPVITIGGVVRRPTQVPVAELTSLGPRRDLVADLHCVTTWTATGLRWGGTPFAIVHLHLADLVHPHPRARWIGVTGLDGYRACLRLDDALADDVLLADTFDGAPLTGPVGAPVRLVAPRQYGYKSVRHVCAIDYLLDHEGGSAGWLGHPRARVGREERSRFLPGRVWRPIWRRAQPRVRRAYHAVDG
- a CDS encoding DUF72 domain-containing protein gives rise to the protein MGEIRVGTSSWADRTLLRAGWYPRSVRTPADRLAHYSRHFGLVEVDTSYYAVPVPETTAGWVAATPPGFTFDVKAFSLFTGHPTPAAMLPRDLRPATGGTRVRRRDLPEESYEELWRRFRAALQPLAAADRLGVVLLQFPPWLVCGAAARRRIVELARRCRPWRVAVELRHGSWFEGAAAAETVTFLADHDLSMVCVDMPQGHPSSVPPIMVATAEPGLVRFHGHSPHWTDGGKEDRFRYAYSDGELRRWADLLTDLAGTTDELHVLFNNCCEGQAQRDAGRLAGLLGVTPATEPAEV